The Salvelinus alpinus chromosome 28, SLU_Salpinus.1, whole genome shotgun sequence genome includes a window with the following:
- the LOC139557201 gene encoding DENN domain-containing protein 2D-like isoform X2, with amino-acid sequence MSGDAVKRRIRKTHELKHMKQRWSEQPQSAANGKEKDALSFDLSTVQPSEDEKSEGGAIKRLSTMWSSFRGKHDKDRVMKEPPLQESLEPAPVDTPAREQRYMSGQYFFEYLVVVSLKKSKEGAYEPQITYQFPKRDGMVRFQREEEEKTLKAITLFCFPEGINWAPLTEYHSETFSFVLTEIDGSRRNGYCRRLLPHGNGARPPEAYCIISRLACFGLFSKIFDEVEKRRQISMAMIYPFMQSLREAAFPAPGNTVKIKSFIPDKGTEIISLTRPLDSWLEHVDFRTLFRCLTDEEVLLVFAAAVMERRIVFIAEELSTLSQVIHAVVALLYPFTWQHTFISIVPEILIDVVMAPTPYLLGVQKRLLEQVTDQSDLLVVDLSEDKGDTFLVRSGDEKSILPPKLQDEILQALRNRKEKATVEELNKVVSEAFLPFFVKTVGHFASYVTRKGSGQPGVFQSRAFYKAIESKTTRHFVKKFLQTQMFDLFIQELEQQQPASPQQGIFHKKIVEYQEKKKREKAKKR; translated from the exons ATGAGTGGAGATGCGGTGAAGAGGAGGATTCGAAAAACACATGAACTAAAACATATGAAGCAGAGATGGA GTGAGCAACCTCAAAGCGCCGCCAATGGGAAAGAGAAAGACGCCCTGTCATTTGACCTCA GTACCGTCCAACCCAGCGAGGATGAGAAGAGTGAGGGAGGTGCCATCAAGAGGCTAAGCACCATGTGGTCCTCATTCCGGGGCAAACATGACAAAGACC GGGTGATGAAGGAGCCACCCCTTCAGGAGTCTTTGGAGCCAGCTCCGGTGGACACCCCAGCCAGGGAGCAGCGCTACATGAGTGGGCAGTACTTCTTTGAGTACTTGGTTGTGGTCAGCCTCAAGAAATCCAAAGAGGGGGCCTACGAGCCACAGATCACCTACCAGTTCCCCAAA AGGGATGGGATGGTGAGATtccaaagagaggaggaggaaaagaccCTGAAGGCCATCACACTCTTTTGTTTCCCTGAGGGCATCAACTGGGCCCCCCTAACAGAGTACCACAG TGAGACATTCTCATTTGTCTTGACTGAGATCGACGGCAGCAGAAGGAACGGATACTGTAGGAGGCTACTG CCCCACGGCAACGGCGCTCGCCCACCTGAGGCCTACTGCATCATTAGCAGGTTGGCTTGTTTCGGACTGTTCTCCAAG ATCTTTGACGAGGTGGAGAAGCGGCGCCAGATCTCCATGGCGATGATCTACCCGTTCATGCAAAGCCTGAGGGAGGCGGCGTTCCCCGCCCCAGGCAACACAGTCAAGATCAAGAGCTTCATCCCCGACAAAGGCACTGAG ATCATCAGTCTGACGCGGCCGTTGGACTCGTGGCTAGAGCATGTGGACTTCCGCACACTCTTTCGCTGCTTGACCGACGAGGAGGTTCTGCTCGTGTTCGCTGCCGCCGTTATGGAGCGACGCATCGTCTTCATAGCGGAGGAGCTCAG caCCCTGTCCCAGGTGATCCACGCCGTGGTCGCCCTGCTCTACCCCTTCACCTGGCAGCACACCTTCATCTCCATCGTCCCCGAGATCCTCATTGACGTGGTCATGGCCCCCACCCCCTACCTGCTGGGAGTGCAGAAGCGGCTCCTGGAACAGGTCACGGACCAGAGCGAC CTGCTTGTTGTGGACTTGTCAGAGGATAAGGGGGACACTTTCCTAGTTCGA AGCGGAGATGAGAAGTCTATTCTGCCCCCTAAGCTCCAAGATGAAATACTGCAGGCACTAAGAAATAGGAAAGAAAAAGCCA CTGTGGAGGAGCTGAACAAGGTGGTCTCGGAAGCCTTCCTGCCCTTCTTCGTGAAGACTGTCGGACATTTTGCCTCATACGTGACGCGGAAAGGAAGCGGGCAGCCAggggtgtttcagagcagggccTTCTACAAGGCCATCGAGTCCAAGACCACGCGGCACTTTGTCAAGAAGTTCCTCCAGACCCAGATGTTTGACCTGTTTATCCAAGagttggagcagcagcagccagcGAGCCCCCAGCAAG GGATTTTCCACAAAAAGATTGTTGAATACCAGGAAaagaagaaaagagagaaggcAAAGAAGAGATAG
- the LOC139557206 gene encoding DNA damage-regulated autophagy modulator protein 2 — protein sequence MWWFQRGVCVLPAALVTWSLATFVVSYVTAVLLGHVDLLVPYISDASAVVPERCVFGFMLSISSFLGVATVYVRYKQVQALALGGELKLHRLNCAGMVLGIMSSVGMCVVANFQKTTIMSVHLLGAGLTFGCGALYILVQTGVSYHMQPRFHGRDILWARTAVALWTMASVIISFVSSAILYDDLPGVDVDRKIRWRPEETGYTAHLVSAVAEWCLAFSFICFFLTYIRDFQKIQLRVQVVMQSNHLYDYAHYDVREHAHHGEHSPLLAGSI from the exons ATGTGGTGGTTCCAGAGGGGGGTATGTGTACTCCCTGCAGCCCTGGTCACCTGGTCCTTGGCCACCTTTGTCGTCAGCTATGTCACCGCTGTGCTGCTGGGCCACGTCGACCTACTAGTGCCCTACATCAG TGATGCCAGCGCTGTGGTTCCCGAACGCTGTGTCTTTGGGTTCATGCTGAGCATCTCTTCCTTTTTAG GTGTAGCCACTGTCTATGTGCGATAcaagcaggtccaggctctggcaCTAGGGGGAGAGCTTAAACTGCATCGACTTAACTGTGCTGGCATGGTCCTGGGTATCATGAGCTCAGTGGGCATGTGCGTCGTCGCCAACTTCCAG AAAACTACCATCATGTCAGTGCACCTGCTGGGGGCGGGGCTGACCTTTGGCTGTGGGGCGCTCTACATCCTGGTTCAGACGGGGGTGTCATACCACATGCAGCCTCGCTTCCACGGCCGAGACATCCTGTGGGCGCGCACTGCCGTGGCGCTGTGGACAATGGCCAGCGTCATCATCT CGTTTGTGTCGTCAGCCATTCTGTATGATGACCTACCAGGCGTGGACGTGGACAGAAAAATACGCTGGAGACCAGAAGAAACG GGGTACACAGCCCATCTGGTCAGTGCTGTGGCTGAGTGGTGTCTGGCCTTCTCCTTTATCTGCTTCTTCCTCACTTACATCCGAGATTTCCAG AAAATCCAGTTGCGGGTACAAGTTGTCATGCAGAGTAATCACCTGTACGACTACGCCCATTACGACGTGAGAGAGCATGCCCACCATGGAGAGCACTCGCCACTGCTGGCTGGGAGCATCTGA